The genomic window ATGCAAATCATATCATGTCAAAACACAAGCTTTTTGATTTcactaatataaaaaaaaaaaaaaaaaccttgcAACGGAATTTGCAGCTTGAACAAGTTCTGTTTCCATCCTCAAAAGCAAGAAAGGAAAATTTGGCTGAAGTAAATCTAGAAGTAGTAGGAGGTGCTTTCAAGAACTTCACAGAGAGCTCTGAACCATAACAGTAATGAAACCTGAAACACAAAGGGGAAGAGACAACCCAGAAAAGCAGAAGAAGCCATGAAGTTTTAAGCAGACCcatttctcaaacaaaatgCAGATGAAACTCTTTATGATGCAATCATTCATACAGAGAATAAAGTTATAAGCAAATCACAGCGATGGGCTACACTGGGATTATTCTGgacaaagtagaagaagacattGTAGAGATAATGTGTTGgtgaagaggaaaaagaggGAGAGGCAGAGGATTAAAACAAGATGGGTACTAGCTTCTGTGGTCTGTGATGGCTGTGGAAGAGAGATAACGGATAGTATATGCATGAGAGCGATGGGAGATACAGTCattgaaagataaaaagacaGAGACTAATCCCAGAAACAGACAAACTCTGgaagaatttattattattccaGGACTgtctattatatatttgtttaccaaaatttcaaaaaacaacaTTGGGAATATCTAGTTTAATCTTCTCGTAACCCTTTTGCAATGAACACAGGAAAAAAGCTTCTTAAGCTAAGCTAAAAGTGGAACAACAAGTCAACACAACACACACGACTAAACAAGAGACAAGTCTTTCGATGATTTAGAAGTTCTTTAGGGACATCAATAccagagttttgttttgtgctgCTAAATGGTACTAAAAGAAACCAACAAGAAGCAttaaagtttcttccttttagtTAACATTCAATACACATGGGACCATCGTATCAATGATGAGACTTTCAGTGAAAGATGAGAAAGATCATAATagttattacaaaacaaagagaccCAATCTGTAATATCATGTTTACCTCTCACATCCCAAGTATTAAGAATAGTACCATTGTTTGAAAGAAGTCCTTGAAGACATATCCATCATGAGAATCATTCTCACTCAAAAATGCTTCTCAAGAAGACGGACTCCATTGACGCATATTTCTCCAAGGACATCGTTCGAAAACAATGATACATGGTAATGAAGATTTTACCAATTTATACACTCCATAAATCAGCCTTAATCCTTCACCAAAGCCCCAATTTTATGCAATTGAAGCTGTAAAATCGACAGAGCTTGATTGAATTTTGCATCACTCGTTAAACATTATCAAAATTTCCtagttctctgttttcagatAAGAGGTAAAACGAAGACGACGTAATTTATAGCTTTAAATAGATCACGTGAGCAGCACGTGAATCTTATCTAAATCTCTCACACACTTTCTGCTCTGATCACgtgttacaattttttttttttcacgaAGTGTAAGCTTTATATATCATTGAAAGGAACCATACATTGGAATGCCAAACTCTTGTTTAGCCAAACACATAGCTACTCGATTACATATCTGTGATTTGCATTGTGAAATTCTTAATAATCTCAAACCACATAAGAGAGTAGTTCAAACACTACATGAGATACCAATAGTGTTTCAGCTTGTTGTTCTTACGAGAAAGGGGCACATGAAAATCTACCATAGGCTTGAAAACATTTCAACAACCGGTGGTGTTCAAGAGAGATTAACTCAATATCTCCGGTTTCAACCCACTATAACACTGCATTCCATCTGTTTTTTGCCAAAATATGAAACTAAGCCTTGAAACAATCTTAGCAAGGTCAAAAGAAATGGATCAAACTAAGAAGGATCTAAGAGATAGAGGAGATTTATCAGAAAGTTCaagcagaaaataaaatactaagaGAGGACAAATAGAATCTCTCACTTAACCTCCATCCTAGGAACCTTTACACTTCGCGACACAGCGGAGCCATGAGTGCAATCCAGTCAATCCTAAAATCTGCAAGAGTCTCAACTACTAAAATCCTAAAGCTTGAAGGAAAGGTAACCCCAAACAAGCCAAAGATCGAATACTAAGAACTTAGAAATACACAAGTGGCCGAGTCCAAACTAATTCCGAAGTTACAAAACGCATCCTTAAACTACTGAAAGAAACAGActctttctttattcattCACTATGTCACAGACGGAAGATCTAGACATCGCGTCAATACAGAAATACGAATTGAAGGGGAGTCCAGAGGAAGCCTTTGAGACCTTCGAGAAGGATCATTTTCACAAGCAACAGAAACCAAAGCATAGTCGGTATGAAACCGGTATTAAACTAGAATAAACAGGGCCAAGGCAACACTTCCAGATCTAAGCATCCTCGAATGTTCTATGAGATGCTAATTAAAGTAGGAGCAACAGCTCCACATCTAATGACGATGGCCGCTGAAAACGGAGAAATCAACGGTACGACAAAGCACGACATGGATAAACCGTGAAAGAAGCGCCAAAAAACGGCGACGACGAAGGCCAACGAGACGACGATAAAACTTCAATCTtcaaaaaatgttgaaaaaagCATAAATACTCAAAAAATGCTGAAAAAGCATCAACTTTGACTCGGATGAAATTATAGGTtagtttttattgatttactAATTTTTGTTGACATATCATTTTaatctcaaatttttgttgattttgtctAAATAGATACGtcattaaattaattaatattataaattagcGGGACATATATCATGTTATGTTCGTTATGTAcgatcaaaatattaaaatggaaaaatgagcaaaaatcaacaaaaattgaaaatataattctttactttttttttgtcggaaTATAATTCTTTACTATATATTGCATAtggtttatttcttttttaagaagATCAACTTTCTTTAtaagaataaatattaaacactAAGTAGGTTACGACTATGAAAAGTAAtttctcttatttattttataatttaagaACTATTTCGAAAATAAATCTCATATATAGACatcaatttcagaaaaaattgtattttgaaacAACACACCAAtctaaatgtaaaattatttatttttaaaaatatgattttggaaaaaattattattaatcctaaaatatcaaaattcagGTTGTTAtcaaaaagtaattaataatttttaaaaatatgattaattttatGGTCTAGAGTGTATCTAAAATTAAgtagtttatattttgtttaagtaaaataataagtttggtactttttaaatagttttatcaatatattaattatacaataaaaataaaatcaaaggaaaacttcttttttttttttgttttttgagcAAATCAAAGTAAATCTTAATTCAAGGAAAGTCAAAGTTAAAATAGTGCACAAGTGGTCTGGTTTGACCAACAAATAGTGTTTCTGAATTGAACATATATACCAAATCAAGATTTGGTTTGGACATAATTTCATATGTGTATTTATATAGACATACATTGGTTTAGTAGAACATATACATAatcttttacatatatataataaaaagacttgagaaatgaatatgaaaaaatgcATAGCATTGATGTTGGTGGCTGTAGTAATAACGACCATGGGAGGAGAAGTAGAAAGCGTTTCATGCGAGATTAAGTGCATGCTTAAGTGTGGTGGTCTATTGGTGCCTGAAAACACCTGCATCGAGCCATGTATGCGCGCACAATGCCACAAACCACCTAGTCCTCTATCTAAATCATCgtaatttcttctcttattacattgaatttgattgttcttttatttttgagtttctatttgttattatgttattgaaaACTCAACATAAAtgcaaaatgtaaaaacaatatgataaaatgtaatttttgtttaaacatataaaaataatatttcatcaatacaaataaaaacttgCATGTTTGCGTATGAAACAACTTTTGTTTGGAAATACGTATAGAAAAGTGAAATAGTTTAAATATTGCAGGACTGATGATGCTGTAGAAAGGAGAAACATGAAAGAAGTTGAAGGACTTTCATGTTGGGACAAATGCTTGTTCTTGTGCGGGCTCAGTCTGTCCTCTCAAAAAACTTGCACCgataaatgtaaaaagaaaTGTCATATCTCATATGTTTTTCCATCTCAATAATCGTAGTAATAATTTATGTACTATTTTGTTGctgaaatataaaatttattgatcaacaaagaaaaatacaattacATGGTTAAAAgttgaatattaaaaaaactaaaagaaaatgaaaagaaaaattgaaaaaaaaaacgagcttaaaaattgtatcaaaataaatttttttcttttacgttgagtttgattatttttccaATTGTCTTTGCATTTGCGATAATGTATATACAGATTAAACTAATTACTTGATTATCCAGTGGCGGAACCACCGTATTAATCCATCggagtcaaaaaaaaaattcttccaAAACcacataatttttatttccGCCCACAATTTGTGGAGAACTACTTTTATCATACATACGTAGACCGTATGTCCGTATCATCTTACTAACCAAAATCAgtaaatcaatatataattccTTACTTGTACGAGACTACTAAGATTACTATTAGTCTATTACTAGTACTAAACTACCAATTTAATAGACGATTAACATGATAACATCGGCAAGAATTAGtaacaaaactcaaatcaagCACAACTTCTTTCAATATTAGATTTaatataccaaaacaaaaatagaaaagtacCTGGAATTCCAATCTTAAGTCTTTGTTGATTACTTGATTATAATCTCACACAACTCATAAACTCACAAttaatgattagaaaaaaaaaacaaagaagacgATTAGAAGAAGCGGAAACTGTTTTAGattacaaaaagataaaataatagGTTAATGTATATTAATGGCCTTAATTATGTTATAAATAACCtactccctctgtttctaATTAAGTGTAGTTtaaaggttttttatttttttcaatataagtgttgttttcacttttctatgcaaatattaaatgtatttaatagtttttaaccaattatattttacatcatatttttttattggttagaTTAGTTGTaattaatgatgtttttataggaaagagataaattaaatgagatttatatatttttttaatttgtgtgcaaaaaccttaaactacaaatatttaaaaacagagggagtattaTTTTATCCCAAACTTTTATTGGGCTTAATTCTACATACAAGTACAATTAAATACAATATAGTTGTTGGGCTTTTATAAGTCTTGTCacataaatttttacaaaGGTCAATATTCTTTTTGGATGAGGGTCAATTTAATAGAAGTTAagctataatttttttttcaccagGGTCAATTGACCCCTATGACCATATAGTGTCTCCGCCCCTGTTTGGACCATGATTAATTCAGGTGTTAGGGAGATACTCTTGGCTTCTCAAAACCGGTGGCTTAATGCTCAGGAGGTGCGATCTTTATTCATGAGGTATGATCAATTCACCTTGTCCACAACGGACCCGCCAGTCAACACTACGGGATTTCATTTCTATCAGTCCAAGAAGTTCACCGACAACGAGAAAGACTATGTTCGAAAGAATGGTAACAGGAGGACACaatgttcaaaaaaattggtaaGAACACCGTACTATCTAGGTCGTTGTTTTTAATTCTGAAGTTGTGTGTCTATCCCTAGGGGTGAACCtaagtatttttcttctaatagTATATGATTTCTATTGTTATACATTCTTTAATTAGTTGGCAATTAATAAtcattattcaaaaaattatcaaaatcaaagtttaaaCCTACAATTGTCTATTTGTTTGTCAGTTGTTTCCTATATTTGCTTCtattttgcttatgttttatttattttttattaacttaTGTTTCTTGATCTAATTTTGGACCATGATTCCAGGTGTTGGTGAAATTTTGTTGGCTTCTCAAGAAAGATGGCTAAACGCTCGAGAGGTCCGATCCCTCTTCATGAAATATGATGAATTAActattttctcaaaagagaGGTAAAAATGCCTCTCTTTTTCTGGCATGCATGTTAGAACATCTTTATGACTTTATCAGTTTAGAACTTATGAGAATCtctccaaattaaaataataatatattttatttagtttaatttattatttaacttttatttgtttataatatttaaactaattattaaTAAGTTTTGAGAGAGTTTCCGAGAGCCTCTCGtttcatatatgttttctaaCCTTTTTAGGTGAGACTCCGTTGAAGATGTCTTTATATACTTATACAATTTTAGTTCCCATATTGCTATTTTCCAATACactatataatgttttttttttatcaaacttaAAGTTCTTAATTATAATCCTTTATCTTTTGGAAAATTGGAATTACTTCATTTTTCTACTATACTTTCTCAACATGTACCTTTTCAAACTGATTTCGATATATGCAATACCCGgaagaaaaagttaaacaAAAGACTTCAAGctgaaaaaatgtaaattcatcaaaataaGTAATTTTCGCCAcaaacataatataaaaaaaaatgataggaacataaatatttgatatgcAAGTTATAGAAAAAGCTGGGCTTATATACAAAGTATCTACAATCTAAAAACAAGAGTTTGACCTAAACTATATTTGCTAATACGATGATGGCCCAATAGGGTCCAATATAGTAGGAACCTAAATATTTGATGTGCAAGTTATAGAAAAGGCAAACTTCGGCCGAcaaggatttagggtttactttacagttttataaatatgccagtataaaaaaacaaagaaaaagcaaagcaAAGTTATATGCCCATGAGTCCTTGACTATCAGAAACTAATTAGAGAATAGAGATGGCATCgttgagaaaaagagagaaatcgaagagaagaaaagtcaATGATGCattaagagaaacaaatatcATTGATGATTTACCTGAGAGCTTGCTCTTGGCTTAGATTTTCTCCAAGCTACGTAACCTTAGAGATGTTATTCTATGCAAAAGCGTGAGCAAACGATGGAAGTCtctgttatcttcttcttcttctttccacaACACTCCGAGCTTGGCTTTAATCCTTAGTACAAATCCTCAGTGTGCTACAAACGACATATGCTTAGAGAGTGGGAAAGGATTCAAGTTAAGGAGCTATCTTGATCCCGAGTTTGATTCTCCGGTTTCTGTTCTAGCCTCCTACAAAGATCTCTTGCTATGCATGAAGAAAGCACATTCATGGTCTAGCACGCCAACACAACTCTACATTGTGAATCACGTGACAATGCAATGGACCCGTCTTCCTAAATGTGGCAATAGGATTAAGATCGAACACTTTCCTAGCCGGTTATCATGGAAGAGCAGGTACTATGTTGTCATGATGCTGGAATCTACACCTTCTATGCTTCGACTTGGCGTGTTCGATTCTGAGTTCGGTAACTGgaactttaattttttggagTATCCGCCTTGGTCACAATCTGGATTGCTTCTAACGCAATCCCAACTCCCAAGCCTTGACTGACGTTCAATGGAGTTGTACATTGGTTAGCCGAGAAGGGGCCTATCGTAGCTTAAAACCGTAACTATAAGCAAGATATGACATTCATGCATCGTTTACAACTCATCAACTGTTCCCAAGAGATGCGTCATGCTTATTATGGTGGCAAAGCTGCTGTTACAGAGACCTTAACCGTCTGCATGGGCCATCTACGCATCATTCAGCTCGTTTGCCGTTTCCCGGTGACTCGGTGAGTAACTAAAAATCTGTATATATTGAAACAAATCTAATAGTCAGAgattatcataaattaatgttaattttCTCTCTACATTTTTAGATGATCATCACCGTCTCTCTATTTGGACACTCGTGGATTACAGAATATCATGTTATATATTGCATAtgatttcattctttttttaaaaaggtcaAACTTTTTTACAAGATTCGGAATTAAGCATTGAGTAGGTTAGGGCCTacgaaaaattcaaaaaaggTATTCTCTTATTTATATGATAGTAGAATAAGTAATTTCTTGAAATCCTGTATTTAgacatttaaaaaatattttcttttgaatttctaaAAGATCTCACGAATTTAACCTCAAAATTTGGTAACTTTTATCTATTAAtcttaaaatatcaaaattttagtttataaactTTTGATCGCTTCAAATTTACTATTTATGTGCAATgagataaaatatttgtttcaaacttttcaatattcttttgttaatgTGGAAAATGATAAgttctaaattaaaaatataaaaccgTTGATCggtttaaaaaatcaaacataaccGACTGGTATAAACCAGCACCGATCAGTTACAGTAACTTTATTCACTCGTTGAAGATGTTACGCTGACCAGGACCCCTCTGAGTCTTCTCTAGCTTGTAATTTTGCTTTGTGCTACCACTATCGGAGCCTGTAAAGTCAGTTTCTAGTGGTGAGCGGTGTAGTCTTACCCGCATAGTCTCACTGAAAAATTTTcaatccaaattttaaaaataatttacaaagttttaaatcgatagataaaataaattgaatattaattgctaaataaaaatatctttttattatttatttttttaacgcaaaattttgaatagtgGTATAGATAAAATATGGAgggtttatttaatttttgttaaatttaatttttgcattAATAGATAATGCATGACATATACATTTCTCAAAATGGTATTACTACTTAaataataaagatttaaaaagggaaaaaaaaatttgacccaaatatatttttttggtcaacttaCTATATATGACATTGATGACTGAGAGTATTCAGCAACTGTTATATAGGTTTTACGACTATAAATAAAGAGTCTTTCACTCTATTTTCTTAAcacataaaaaccaaaatttaaaagaagaagagatggcGATGATGAAGGTAATGttgatggtggtgatgatgatggtctTGGTTGGAACCATAATAGTAATAGGTGAAGAGTCACATGCGGATTGTTTGAAACGGTGTCAGCAACTGTGCGTTGATAAGCCTTTGGATAAGAATTGCGTCCGCCAATGCGTCTTTTTTAATTGCGGTCCTCCTGCTCTTCCTACCAATGTTCATCATTCTAAGTATagtattcttttttcttctataccTTTGGTTTATCGTCTTATcgataataaaatttaattatgtatatgCTAAAACTGACatggtttttcatttttttgtgatttctaGCAGGATGAAGGCTCCACAAAATCATGGAATTAGAGGATagattattattgatttttagaCCAAAAACATATAgcttttaaagattaaaatgaTATAGAGTTTTTGTTCGTAAGTCATAAAACACTTGGATGTTTAGATGTGTTCTTGGCATGTTTGTTtctacagatttttttttaatacatgaATTCACAGTTCAGTTCGGCGGATTTTCAGTTTgagtttataaacaaaattaaattgatCAGATGAAAATATACCATATCAAATGTCAAGTTACTAAATGGTGCAAAATCCAAAGATACAGTATTAGTGGTGGGTCTATTTGTGacctcttaaaaaaaaaataactcacTTCATTAATCCATTTTAATCACACAAATGAAAGATTTACTTATAGTCCACTAACTCACTCAGACGTACAAAAATTAACCACCATCTCTTAAATAAGTCATATTTATATCATCcgttttattttcaaaatttcaaacaatCTCAAAtgacacacaaaaaattacTATACAATTGCGTGTATTATTCAAACATTTGAccaatttgatatttaaaattaaacagaaCATTCAAACTGGTCAAATGCTTGAATGTTTGAACAATGCATTCAAATGTGATGTTTAAAATCACGGCTAATAGGAACTAAAATCCAGATTTAGATCGGTTTGTTGTCCAAAACCTCGAATTGTCGAGGCGGCCCATTAAAAACTAGTGCACTCGAATTTTCTTCAGGTATTTTCACTTTGACGCGCACACACACTTTACATCACCACATCAGCATGTAATCAATTAAAACCCACATCCATCAATCATCATTACCTAAAATTTGCTAAATTAAACTTCAACTGTTTCTCCATTTTGTTTGCCGCCAGGCTACGCTATTGAACTTCAATTGTCCAGTtagatttgtttctcttctagCATAATCTCATGCATgtacatttatatatgtgtactCTGGCAActgactttttttcttctttctaaccttcaatataaatattatatgaaacttgaaagtaattatatatatcaaaagaaatcTAATTAGAACCATTATaagtaataaagaaaaatgttgacaaaaacaaacttgcaaaagtaataaagaaaattttaatatttttaattatagtcTAGTCAAACtttaaattaatgattttaacTTTTCTGGAcattagttttatatatactacacACACACCTATGACAAAAAAGACATGTATACGTAAACATACACTTACAGggaaaaaattaaaggaaagaaactaaaaaaaaatggagatgaagaaatgtagtatgatcatgatgataatgatgatggtggtgatggCATCCATACGAGGAGGAGAAGCAATTATAATAAGAACAACATGCAAGCAAATGTGCATCGACCAATGTGGTGGCCGCATCACTGTCCCTGAGACCCCTTGTCTCCGTAAATGTCTTCACGAAAAATGTGGCTTTCCAGCTCCTCCGTAATAATTCGTAACCTCGTATATATTTACGTATATTGATCAAGTATACCTTTTAATTTGTGTTGactaataatttatatttatcgCGACATTGCAGGATGGAGGCTGTAGGAATGGAAAACCTCATAGGATAGATCCTCATATCCTCAGTTTACTTTTCATAAGTTATTGTTGTGGAAGGAAAGAATTACAATAATTAAGAGTAATGAACAAAAACTCAGTTTACTTTTCATAAGAAATTTTGATGTGTACAATGATTTTTTCCTATGATCATAAAGATTTCCGAGGCCAAAATTAGGGTCAACATTCATTCATATTGGATTTGAACCTTATTTTGATCCTTATAAAGACTTTCTTCGATCGATTTACTTCATCCATATTTTATGGCCCTTTCTCCTTCGACAACAACGCATTAATTCTCAGGACGGGTGCGTTGCAATGTAAAAAGTTCTTTCGAAATATTTCATCCGATTAGTTTTCCTCAAAAGTATTAgtttcaattaaattaaagataatAGCCTAATTATAAGATAATAGCTTAATTATAAAGCCAGCCAGATTACTTCAAGTTGAAGTAATCAAGCAAACTATCTAACACTGATAATTCGTTTAAGCTCCGATGCTATATATCTAGCACATGGTTAATGCTATAACAAGTTAACACCCTCTGCATGGTCCAATAtctataaaaattctaaacaGAACAAATTAATGTACAAACACAGAACAAAATAATGtacaaaacacatttttgtCCCTTTTGCTTACTTACACAGTAAACTCATTGTCTTATCTACTCATTACAGGTTTTATTgaattaattatcaaaaacatacGCACCCATTTCTACTGATATATAGTGAAAATActctaatttattattttaaaaaaaaaaacactttgcAGGTCTAAAGTGAGCTAGGGACgtgaaaa from Arabidopsis thaliana chromosome 3, partial sequence includes these protein-coding regions:
- a CDS encoding plant thionin family protein (LOCATED IN: endomembrane system; Has 7 Blast hits to 7 proteins in 2 species: Archae - 0; Bacteria - 0; Metazoa - 0; Fungi - 0; Plants - 7; Viruses - 0; Other Eukaryotes - 0 (source: NCBI BLink).) gives rise to the protein MNMKKCIALMLVAVVITTMGGEVESVSCEIKCMLKCGGLLVPENTCIEPCMRAQCHKPPRLSCWDKCLFLCGLSLSSQKTCTDKCKKKCHISYVFPSQ
- a CDS encoding Plant thionin family protein (Plant thionin family protein; LOCATED IN: endomembrane system; Has 1 Blast hits to 1 proteins in 1 species: Archae - 0; Bacteria - 0; Metazoa - 0; Fungi - 0; Plants - 1; Viruses - 0; Other Eukaryotes - 0 (source: NCBI BLink).), which produces MEMKKCSMIMMIMMMVVMASIRGGEAIIIRTTCKQMCIDQCGGRITVPETPCLRKCLHEKCGFPAPP
- a CDS encoding plant thionin family protein, which produces MNMKKCIALMLVAVVITTMGGEVESVSCEIKCMLKCGGLLVPENTCIEPCMRAQCHKPPSPLSKSSTDDAVERRNMKEVEGLSCWDKCLFLCGLSLSSQKTCTDKCKKKCHISYVFPSQ
- a CDS encoding Plant thionin family protein (Plant thionin family protein; LOCATED IN: endomembrane system; Has 2 Blast hits to 2 proteins in 1 species: Archae - 0; Bacteria - 0; Metazoa - 0; Fungi - 0; Plants - 2; Viruses - 0; Other Eukaryotes - 0 (source: NCBI BLink).), whose protein sequence is MAMMKVMLMVVMMMVLVGTIIVIGEESHADCLKRCQQLCVDKPLDKNCVRQCVFFNCGPPALPTNVHHSNRMKAPQNHGIRG